TTGGCATATCTACATTGTCCTCGATATGCTGAATCATCAATCCGGCAATATCAATCTTGGTTGTGCCCTCCACGCCCTCCAACCCCGGCGATGAATTGACCTCCAGTACCTTCGGCCCTTCATGCGAACGGATCATATCGACCCCGCAGACTTTCAATCCCACGAGTTTGGCCGCTTCGATCGCCATTCTGCGCTCCTGCGCGGTAATCTCAACCTTATGGCCCGATCCGCCCAGATGGATATTGGCGCGGAACTCCCCCTTGGCGGCCCGCCGTTCCATAGAGGCAACAACCTTTCCGCCGATCACAAAACAGCGCAAATCAACACCCTTGGATTCCTTGATAAATTCCTGCACGAGAATATTCGCCTTAAGACTCTTGAACGCGTTGATCACACTCTCCGCCGCTTTTTCGGTTTCCGCCAAAACCACGCCCTTGCCCTGTGTCCCTTCCAGCAGCTTGATAACGACGGGCGCCCCGCCGACCATTTTGATCAGGTCTTTCGTATCCAGTGGCGAATTAGCAAAGCCCGTTTTGGGAATGTTGATATGCTTGTCGCTGCAAAGCATCTGAAGCGTTCTTAACTTGTCCTGAGCCCGCGTAATCGAAATCGGCCCGTTCAGGCAATAGGAGCCTTGCAGTTCAAACTGACGCAAAACGGCACAGCCGTAAAACGTCATTGAGGGACGGATACGGGGAATCACCGCATCAAACCGCTCCAGAATTTCCCCCCCGCGATAATGGATTTCCGGTTTGCGCGCCGTGATATCCATGTAGCAATTTTTGATGGCGATGAAGCTCATCTTATGGCCGCGCTGTTCCCCGGCCTCCATCAGACGCTTGTTGGAATAAAGCTCGGGATCGCTGGCAAGAACGGCAATTCTCATAAAATTCTCTCTCTGTAGAAGATCATTCGTAAAGCTTAATAACGTCAGTCATGCGTCCCAGAAGCAAGGATTTGGAGGGATCGACGATAAACCGTGCTTTTTTAAGCGCCTCACGCCCCAGAAGCATCCGGAACTGCATCTTGTGGCGGGACGTCAGGGTAATCTCGGCAGGAAAAGTGACGCCGGAAAAAACCAGCGTCGTTCTGATCACGCAACGCTTTTCCCGCTCTCCGTTGGAACTGATAACATCGCGCTTCTGGATCAACGGTGCCTCGCAATCACAAACAAGATCACTGTTATTCTGCAGGGGATTGATCTTGAACCGGACAAACCTGTGTTCTCCCTTTTTTATAACGCGGATATCAAAGGCATGAAGCGCGGACGTCCGCGCTCCTGTATCCACCCGCGCCTTCACCGCAGGAAGACCAAGGTCAGGCAGCGCACACCACTCAGACTTGCCGATCAGGGTCTTATCCGGCCGCGATCTCTTGACCTTGCGCCGTCTCTCGGGTTTGTTGAATAATTCCATACTGGGGTTTATTACTCACAAAACAGGCAATTTCAAGAACATATAAACAACGAACCTACGACTTACGCCCCAGAATCGCAAAAATCAGCATCCCGAGTGCCGCCAGCCCCAGCATAGCCATCATCCGCTCGGGCCGAGCGATGATATGCGGATGGACTTTGATCCCCTGCGCGAGCAATCCGGCCCGGGCCTTGTCGGCATCGCCCAAGAGCTCATGCGGGCTGGTTCCCAGAACATCGCAAACCCGCACCAGCAAATCCATAGACAAACCGGTCTGGCCCCGCTCGATCCGCGACCAGGCCGACTGAGTCAACCCGAGCAAACGGGCAAGCTCCTGCTGCTTGAGGTTCTGATTCTTCCTCAAATTTTCCAGCAATTTACCGACGATGGCCGGGTAAGACGTTTCAGCTTGCATAAAAGCTCATATATGCGTAATATGAATATATGCTATTGTAGCAAATAATAGGCAACATATGAAACTGAAAAAACTGAACCCTCTCAAGAGAAAACGCGCCAAACGGAACAAACTCAAACTGGGCGATGTAATATATGTTCCGCTCTTAGGAATCTGGCGACACTATGGGATTATCGTCAACGAATGTTCGTTCGGAAACCATACGGTCAGAACCGTGCATAGAAACACCGAAACCCCTCTCAATCAAAGCTATGATGAATTCGCCAACGGCGAAAAAGTATACAGAATCTCCTACCCCTCAAATAAACAAAGGGAAGAAGCCGTCCGCAAAGCGCTGTCCGAAAACGAATTCGACTATCACCTGCTGTTTAATAATTGCGAGAACTTCGTAAGACGGGCACACGGGCTAAAAAATGTGAGCCTTCAGGTCTTGGCCGGGACGGGGCTAGTTTCGGCAACATTAATTTTGGCACTACTAAGGAAAAGATTTCCCTCAATTTAAAATCATTTCGGGGGCTTCTTATCCGAAGAAAATTCTGCAGCTTTCTTTTTCTGATATTCCTCAAGCAACTCGCTGGCAGGCTTATATCCAAGCTCTGAAGAAAATTTTAGCCAGAGAATACAATCTTCATAAGATAAATCCCCCCACTCACCTGAAAAACAGCCCTTTCCAGCCCTGAATTCATTGCTGCCTTTGATGCAACCAGAAATCCCTTCACAGGAAAACCACTGCGTTGCAAGCATTTTGTCTCTGCTGGTGCCGACCCCAAAGGCTGTCATAGACCCTATGATAAACCTAGCCTCACTATCCCCGCTCATCGCAAACGGCATGATCTCACGATACGCAGTTGAATAGTCTTTGTTATGAAAATAACTAAAGGCGTCGTTTTTTCTTCGAAGAGTTATGACATAATCCATTGCACCCCATAAAAAGTACGGCACAAAAACAAGGCCAAGAAACAGAATGATGACGTTCTTTTTTAGAAAGCCGGAAGGAATCTTGTGATGTTTGGTAGCAGGATTCATAACAACTGATTATTACATAATAAAAGTCCGAAACTATATTAACAAATTACAACATATTACCCAACACTCAAGAAAAAATATCAAAAAGCGGACCCCCTCATACAGGGAATCCGCTCATAAAGTAACTTTAAAAAAAACCAGACTAGAACCGATAAGAAACCCCGGCCCCGACAATCCACGGATCCATATCGACATCGGCCTGAATAGCCCCGTTGTTCAGGGAGGCATCAACATCGAGCCAAAGCTTCTTGACATCTAGGTTAACGCCCCAATGCTCGTTGACCCAGAAATCCGCCCCGGCCTGCAAACCATACCCGAAGCCGTTATCGACCTTAAGATCGGTAAATCCTGTGGCCGCATCCTCAGAATAAAAGACCGAATAATTCACACCGGCCCCGACATAAGGGCTGAATTGCTTATCGGGGGTAAAGTGGTATTGGAGCATAAGGGTCGGAGGAAGAACCCATGCATCGCCCAACGCCACATTCCCTGTATATTCAAGATCATGCTTGGAAGTTGCCGCGATCAGCTCAGCAGCGATATTCTGTGTAAAGAAGTAGGAAACATCAACCTCAGGGGTAATCGCATAATCGGCGTCGACTTCGCCCCCGATATTAACACTGGAATCCACATCGGGAATGACGTCAATCGCACGGACACGGACCTGAAACCGTTCCTTGGACCACGGACCGCCAAGATCCTTTGCAAAAACAGGCGTTGCGAAAGCGGCAACCGAAACGGCGGCAGCAAGACTGAGAGCAAGAGCTTTATTAAACATAACCATTATCCTTTTCTGATCAAAGGCTGTTTCTAACCTTGCCGGAAATATGATCGAAAAGGCGTGGTAAGGAATTGATTTTCGTCAAAAAATCTATTGTTTTTCAGATTTCACAGAATTTTTTTCAGGCATCTTTTGAGGCCCGCCATCGTCATCCATCAGGATACGGATGGCTGCACCCTCAAGATCATCATATTGCCCGCTCTTGATGCTCCAGATAAACGCCCCAAGCCAGATCAGCCCCAGAAGAAGGGCAATAGGAATCAGATACATCAGAACGCTCATATCCGTCCCCGCAGCCTGAACGAATTGGCAATGACAACGATCGAAGAACCGGACATGGCCAGCGCCGCCACCATCGGCGTCACCATCCCGGCAAACCCCAGCGGGATCGCAATCGCATTATAAATCATGGCCAGAACAAAATTTTCCTTAACAAGCTTCTGGGAAAAAGCAGCTACACGGCGAGTTTCGCAAACGGGGCCAAGATTTTGTCCCATAAACACAATATCAGCGGCGCTTTGCGCCATATCCACGGCTGTTCCCGGCGCCATAGAGACATCCGCGCCAGCGAGGACAGGAGCATCGTTTAGCCCGTCCCCGACCATCAGAACCTTATGTCCGCCTTTTTTATACCCCTCTAGAATGTCAAACTTTTGCGGCGGTGTACGCTCGGCAAAAACATCCTCGGCCCCGATCCCCGCCTGCTGCGCGATATCAAGAGCCACATCACTCCGGTCTCCGGACAAGAGAACAACCCTCAGGCCATCGTCCTTTAAATTCTGGATCGTGTGCCGCGCATCCTCGCGTAAACGGTCGCTGAAAGAAAAAACAACGGGCACTCGTCCCTCAACCGCCAGCCACAACTCCGGCCCCTTGGCGGCAGGAGCGTCCACCGGGCCACACCATTTCCGGCTACCGATCTTGATGCTCTTGGCCTCATAAACCGCCGAAAGCCCCTCCCCCGGATGCTCCTGCACATCCGAAAATTTTAAAAGCCTTCCCTCATAAGCCTCCACCAAAGCTAGTGAGAGCGGATGACGGCTGTGAGACGCCAGGGAAGCCGCCAGCTTCATATCCTCCGGCGCGGCCTCCTTCTCCAGCTTGGGATGCCCCAAGGTTAAAGTGCCCGTCTTATCAAAAATAACCGTATCCGCCTTTGCCAGCCGCTCCAACGCATCGCCCGACTTAACCATAACATGAGCTTTCATCAAACGGCTGGTCGCCAGCACCTGCACGACAGGAACGGCAAGACCCAAAGCACAGGGACAAGTGATAATCAAAACGGTCACGGCAATCATTAGCGCTTCCTGCCAGGCAATGCCGATCACCGCCCACCACAACAGGAAAGCCGAAGCAGCCAGAATATGCACGATGGGCGTATACATCTTGGCCACCCGGTCCGCCAGACGCACATAATGCGCCTGCCCCTGCTCCGCCTTTTCCATCAGCCGCACGATATCGGAAAGCAAAGAATCTTCGGCGGCTTTAGCGACACGTAACGTCACCGGGCCGGAGAGATTCATTGTCCCTGCATAAACATCCCCGCCAACAGGAACAAGACGCGGCAAGGTCTCCCCGGTCACCAGCGACGTATCGACCTCCGCAGCGCCGTCAAGCACCACCCCGTCGACCGGAAATTTTTCCCCGGCGGAAACCAGAACCACCATGTCTTCCTTTAAATCCCGAATAGGCACATTGCGCGTTTGCCCGCTTTCAACCACACGCGCAAAACCCGAAAGGGTGGACATCAGGTCGGTCGCCGCGCTCCGCGCATGACGCCGCGCCCGGAAATCGAGATACCGCCCGATCAGAAGGAAAAACAAAAGCATCACCGCTGAGTCGAAATAAACATGCTCGGCATGGCGCAGAACTTCAAAGACGCTCATCACACAGGCCAGAATGACCCCGACCGAAATCGGCACATCCATATTGGTATGCCCATGGGATAAGGCCTTGAACGCAGAGCGAAAAAAGGGCCGACCGGAAAATATCACGGCGGGAATGGCAATAAGCGCCGAAACCCAATGCATAAAATCACGGGTCACCAGCCCCATCGTCTCGTTATCAGTCGTCCAGAGCGCAGAAGACAGCAGCATGATATTGCCCATCGCAAAACCGGCAACACCAAGGCAGATCAGAAGAGACTTCTCCTCCTCTGTCTCCTCCAGATGGGCGCGGGCATCAAAGGGCCGAACCTCGTAACCGAGTGTATTGACCAGCGCAACCAGCTCATTCCCACGCTGCGCGGGGCCGCGCCAGCGTATATTCAAACGCCGCGTGGAAAAATTCAGCCGCGCCCCCTCGATATCCGGCAGCGCGGAAAGCGAAGATTCGATTTTCTGGATGCATCCCGCGCAGTGAACACCGCTCACGATAACATCAAGTGAATACGAACCCTCGGGTGTCAGTCGCACCAGCGACTCATAACCGGAGAGAGGATCGCCGTTCATCGTAGAATTTACTTCGTGACAAACCGATACGTTGTCCGATACGACTGCCCGTCCCATTGTGCCTCCATCTTCGCAGTCCATACGCCAGACAGGGGCGCATGGAGTTCGGCAGCATAGACGCCGCTGTCTATGGGCGTCAAAATAAGTTCGAAATCATACCCTGCCTGCACAGGCCGGATCATTTTTGCGGTCACTTTGGCCGCCTCAATGGGGTGTCCGTCCCTATCCTTTAATGAAAGTTTCAGCAAAGGCGCATCATAGGAAACCTCATGCTGAACGCCCAATTCCTTCTGCAAACGGCTTTCTTCCAACAAACTATCGTAAGCCAACCCCTTCTCATAGGCCTTGTCGGTCACAACTCCGGTTTGCGTAGTGATGGCGATATAAACAAAAATGGAATCTAAAATGATGAATACCGCAAAAAACAGAACAAAATACCAGGGAATCCATTTATCGCTCGGCCTCGGTCCGGTCTCCGGCTTCATGGAATAAACCTCAGGGTCTCTCGCTGATAAAGACGCTCTCATAGGCATCCTGCACTCCTGTTTCGATATCCGTCAAGGTAAACACAACCGGACGGGCTTCCCCCGGCTTGACAGGGGCGCTGACGAAGAGATGATAGTCGCCGACACTATCCGCTTGAACGGGCAAAGAAACAGCACTTAACTCCCCTGCACCCTTGACCTCAATTTGCGTCTGCTCCAGGCCGGAAACACTAACCTTGAAGTTTTTGTCATCGTGCGTCTTGTTGAGAATCTTCAGCGTATATCCGTTACGGATCGTCCCGTCCGACAACTGAACGAATAAGGGATTGCGGTCGTGCAGAACATGCAGCTCCAGAGGCGCCCGCATAATCAGCCCGTAAAGCATGATACCGCCCACAACGGCCAGAATGATGGAGTAATAAATCGTGCGCGGACGGATGATCCTGAATTTCTCCTCAATCCCCTGCGCCCTTAATTTGATATGCCGTTCCGTATCGTATCGGACGAGCCCTCGCGGCAGACCGACTTTATCCATAATGTTGTTGCACGCATCGACGCACAACCCGCAAGCAATGCATTCCATCTGCAGCCCGTCACGGATATCGATTCCCATCGGACACACCTGAACGCACGCCGTACAGTCCACACAATGGCCGCGCCCGTCCCACGGATCGCCCTGCTTGTGCTTGCCACGCTTCTCGCCCCGCGCTTCGTCATAGCCGATGATCAGGGTATTATCGTCAAACATCGCCGACTGGAACCGCGCATACGGACACATATAAATGCACACCTGCTCCCGCGCAAACCCGGCCATCAGATAGGTGCTGAAGGTCAGTCCGCCGATAAAGGCCAGAACGGTCGGAGAAACATTAAATTCAAAGAAACTCCAGACCAGTGTCGGCGCATCATTGAAATAAAGAACGAACGACCCCGCCGTACACCACGCAATCGCCAGCCAGCAAAAATGTGTCACGGCAAGCTTCCAGACTTTCTCCCAGTTCCACGGACCTTCCTGCAGCTTCTTGCGCTTGTTCCGGTCGCCCTGAACGATCCGCTCCACCCAGACAAACAAATCCGTCCAAACCGTCTGCGGACAGAAATACCCGCACCACACCCGCCCGAACAGGCTGGTTACAAAGAACAGGGCAATCGCGGCAAGGATAAGGATACCCGTCAGAAAATAGACTTCCTGCGGCCATATTTCGATAAAAAACCAGTAGGCGCGGCCATGAGAGAGATCGATCAGTATGGCCTGATCCGGAGCATTCGGCCCCCGATCCCAGCGTAGGAAGGGCGCCAGGTAATAGAGCCCTAGCGTTCCGACCATCGCGACCCATTTGAGCTTCCGATACCGTCCCCAAACCCGCTTGGGGTAAATCCGTTCCTGCTTAGCAAAAAACGTGATGGGCTGTTCGTTATTCTCCGTCATGACCAGATGTTTCTGTGTTGTCGACCGCAGGCAAAGTCTCCATAGCTTTCACCGGATTAACTTCGGCCCCCTCGGAAGGTGCAACCTCAGTTTCTACCGGAACGGTCGGCGGCACAAGCTCGTTTTGACCCTGCTTTTCCGGTCCGGAAACCACAGGCTCTTCTTGCGGAACAGCCTCAGGAACTTCGACAGGTGCGGCTTGTACGGTCTTTCCGGTCTCCCCGCCGCCCAACTCGTGAACATAGACGGCAAGCTGCCTGATCGTATTCTCATCAAGCCGCCCGACCCAGTTCGGCATCATTCCGGCGCGGGCATAGAAGACCGTATTGAAGACGGATTCACGGTCACCGCCATAAAGCCAGATCGAGTCCACCAGATTCGGGGCGCCAAATTCACGCAATCCTTTTGCATCCTCGCCATGGCAGGAAGCGCAGTTCTGCTCGAAAATCCCCTGGGCTTCTGTGAAATCCTTACCCGCCGCGTTCTGAGGATCGGAAAGGCTCAGGACATAATCGACGACTTTCTCGATCTCCTCTTTGTTGAGCAGATCTTCGACTCCGAACGCAGGCATCTGTGATACACGTGTATCATCATGCTTGGACCGGACACCAAACTGAATGGTCTGATAGATAGACTCGATATCCCCGCCCCACAGCCAGTCGTCATCATTCAGGTTGGGATAACCCTTCCCGCCCATGCCGCCGGTCCCGTGACAGGTCGCACAGTTATCCTTGAAGAAAGCCGAACCTCCGGCCATAGCAAAGGCATAAAGCTGCTCGTCCTCGAAAATTTCGTCGAAAGAAGCCTTCTCGAATTTCTCCAGATAGGCTTTCTGGCGGTCCACAATCTCCTGCTGCTCAGCAGCCAATTTCTTATACTGGGTCCAGCCGTAAGTGCCCTCGGTCGCACCGCTCAAAGTCGGCCAGGCCGGATAAACCACCCAATACCAGATCGACCAGATCACGCAGATATAAAACACCCACAACCACCAGCGCGGCGCCGGATTATTTAACTCTTTAATTCCGTCCCAATCATGACCCGTCGTCTCCACTCCTGAAACGCTGTCGATCTCTTTTTTGGGTGGAGTGTGCCCTTTTTTTGCGTCACTCATAATCGCTCTCCTTAAGGGGAATACCTGCATAATCTTGATAAGTTTTCTTCGAGCCGGGCCGGAAAACCCACAACGCCATCAGCACAAAGAAGCTAAAGAAAAACAAAAGTCCGATCAGTCCGGCGTTCTGTGCAAACCAGTCCATCATGGCGCAGCCTCCTCAATCTCTTCGGTAGCGTTGAAATCAACCATGGTTCCGAGAACCTGCAGATAGGCCACCAGAGCGTCCATCTCGGAAATAAGGTTTGGTTGCCCGTCGAAATCCCGTGCATTGACGCTCTCGCCGTAGCGGGCTGTCAAGCCGGACGTATCCATCTTGGCCTCTCCGGTCGCTTGGGCAACGGCGTCTTTCTCGGCGTTCTCGATCATCTCGTCCGTGTAGGGAACGCCAACAATCCTGAGCGTTTTCAGATGCTGGTCCAGATCGTCGATCTTCGCACCGGTACGGAGCAGGAAGCTGTAAGAGGGCATGATCGACTCAGGCACAACATCACGAGGACGTTTAAGGTGCGCGGTATGCCAGTCATCGGAATACTTGCCGCCGACACGGGAAAGATCAGGTCCGGTCCGCTTCGATCCCCACTGAAAGGGATGGTCGTACATGGACTCGGCCGCCAGAGAATAGTGTCCGTAACGGGCAACCTCATCCCGCAAGGGCCGGACTTGCTGCGAATGGCAATTATAACACCCCTCGCGGATATAGATATTATACCCGGCCAGTTCCAGCGGCGTATAAGGCCGCACACCTTTCACAGGCTCGATGACCGTCTCCATCCGGAACAAGGGGATGATTTCCACCAGCCCTCCGATCAGGACGACCACGACCACACAGACAAGAAGCAAAATGGAATTTTTTTCCAGTTTTTCGTGTTTTTTCAAAAAGCTCATGCGACTGCTCCTTTTAATACGCCGTCGTTTTTATATTCTTTTTCACAGACATCGCCCTTGATCGTCCGATAGAAATTGTAGGCCATGATCAGGGCGCCAATCAGGTACAGCGCACCGCCCAAAGCCCGGATCAGATAGAACGGATGCATGGCCATGACGGACTCGACGAACGAGTATTCAAGGAAGCCCATGTCATTGTAGTCCCGCCACATCAGACCTTGCATGATGCCGGAAACCCACATCGCGGCGATATAAAGCACGATCCCGATTGTGGCGACCCACAGATGCAGGTTAACCAGCTTCATAGAGTACAGCTTCTCGCGGCCCCAAAGTATGGGAACCATGTAGTAAAGCGCTCCGAAACTGATAAACCCGACCCAGCCCAGCGCACCGGAATGCACGTGACCGATGGTCCAGTCTGTGTAGTGGGAAAGCGAGTTCACCGACTTGATCGACATCAGCGGCCCTTCAAAAGTACTCATCCCGTAAAAAGCCAGCGAGATAATCATGAAGCGCAGCACAGGGTCTTCGCGCAGCTTGTGCCAGGCACCTGAAAGCGTCATCACCCCGTTAATCATCCCGCCCCAGGACGGCATCCACAGCATGACCGAGAACGTCATGCCCAGAGTCTGCGCCCAGTCAGGCAAAGCCGTGTAATGAAGATGATGTGGTCCCGCCCAGATATAGATAAAAATAAGCGACCAGAAATGCAGGATCGAAAGCCGATAGGAATAAACCGGACGCTCAGCCCGCTTGGGAACGAAATAATACATCATGCCCAAAAACCCGGCAGTCAGGAAAAATCCCACAGCATTGTGCCCATACCACCACTGGATCATGGCGCTCTGAACCCCGGAGAAAACCGTATAGCTTTTGGCACCGGTCCACGACACCGGAATAGACAAACCGTTTCCAAGGTGCAGAACAGCCACCGTGATGATGAAAGAAAGATAGAACCAGTTCGCCACATAAAGGTGCGGCTCTTTGCGTTTCATGATCGTGCCCAGATAAACCAGCAGGTAAGCCACCCAGACAATCGTCAGCCAGAGATCGACAAACCACTCCGGCTCGGCATATTCTTTTCCCTGCGTAGCCCCGAGAACATAACCCAGAGCCGCCATGACGATCACAAGCTGATACCCCCAGAAGGTAAACATCGCCAGCCCGTCATTCCATAATCTTGTCCGGCAGGTACGCTGCACGACAAAATAACTGGTGGCAAACAGCGCGTTCCCCCCGAAAGCAAAAATCACCCCGGAAGTATGCACGGGCCGCAAGCGCCCGAACGTCAGGTAAGGCTCAAAATTAAGATCGGGAAAGGCAAGTTGCAGGGCGATAAGAAGACCCACGAGAAACCCGACGATCCCCCAGAAGACCGTGGCCAGCGTAAACAGCCGGACGACGTGATAATTATACTCTTGATGCTCTGTGACGGCCTGTGCACTCATCTTGCCATTCCTTTTCCTTTAAAAAACAAAAGCGCCCGCCAGCAAAACCAGCCACAGAGCACTAAAAACCATAAAACCCTGCTTCACCTTGACAGTGCCCAGGAACCTGAAACTTTCCAAAAAACTGCCGCCCAGTGCCACCGCGATAAGCGCCGGAACCGTTCCCAGCCCGAAAGCCGCCATGGCCACCCCGGCTTGCAAAGCGGACGGTGCAGTGGAAGAGGCCATCAAGGCGGAC
The sequence above is drawn from the Alphaproteobacteria bacterium genome and encodes:
- a CDS encoding helix-turn-helix transcriptional regulator: MQAETSYPAIVGKLLENLRKNQNLKQQELARLLGLTQSAWSRIERGQTGLSMDLLVRVCDVLGTSPHELLGDADKARAGLLAQGIKVHPHIIARPERMMAMLGLAALGMLIFAILGRKS
- a CDS encoding sel1 repeat family protein produces the protein MNPATKHHKIPSGFLKKNVIILFLGLVFVPYFLWGAMDYVITLRRKNDAFSYFHNKDYSTAYREIMPFAMSGDSEARFIIGSMTAFGVGTSRDKMLATQWFSCEGISGCIKGSNEFRAGKGCFSGEWGDLSYEDCILWLKFSSELGYKPASELLEEYQKKKAAEFSSDKKPPK
- a CDS encoding OmpW family protein, whose translation is MFNKALALSLAAAVSVAAFATPVFAKDLGGPWSKERFQVRVRAIDVIPDVDSSVNIGGEVDADYAITPEVDVSYFFTQNIAAELIAATSKHDLEYTGNVALGDAWVLPPTLMLQYHFTPDKQFSPYVGAGVNYSVFYSEDAATGFTDLKVDNGFGYGLQAGADFWVNEHWGVNLDVKKLWLDVDASLNNGAIQADVDMDPWIVGAGVSYRF
- the ccoS gene encoding cbb3-type cytochrome oxidase assembly protein CcoS, producing the protein MSVLMYLIPIALLLGLIWLGAFIWSIKSGQYDDLEGAAIRILMDDDGGPQKMPEKNSVKSEKQ
- the cadA gene encoding cadmium-translocating P-type ATPase, with protein sequence MNGDPLSGYESLVRLTPEGSYSLDVIVSGVHCAGCIQKIESSLSALPDIEGARLNFSTRRLNIRWRGPAQRGNELVALVNTLGYEVRPFDARAHLEETEEEKSLLICLGVAGFAMGNIMLLSSALWTTDNETMGLVTRDFMHWVSALIAIPAVIFSGRPFFRSAFKALSHGHTNMDVPISVGVILACVMSVFEVLRHAEHVYFDSAVMLLFFLLIGRYLDFRARRHARSAATDLMSTLSGFARVVESGQTRNVPIRDLKEDMVVLVSAGEKFPVDGVVLDGAAEVDTSLVTGETLPRLVPVGGDVYAGTMNLSGPVTLRVAKAAEDSLLSDIVRLMEKAEQGQAHYVRLADRVAKMYTPIVHILAASAFLLWWAVIGIAWQEALMIAVTVLIITCPCALGLAVPVVQVLATSRLMKAHVMVKSGDALERLAKADTVIFDKTGTLTLGHPKLEKEAAPEDMKLAASLASHSRHPLSLALVEAYEGRLLKFSDVQEHPGEGLSAVYEAKSIKIGSRKWCGPVDAPAAKGPELWLAVEGRVPVVFSFSDRLREDARHTIQNLKDDGLRVVLLSGDRSDVALDIAQQAGIGAEDVFAERTPPQKFDILEGYKKGGHKVLMVGDGLNDAPVLAGADVSMAPGTAVDMAQSAADIVFMGQNLGPVCETRRVAAFSQKLVKENFVLAMIYNAIAIPLGFAGMVTPMVAALAMSGSSIVVIANSFRLRGRI
- a CDS encoding FixH family protein, with protein sequence MKPETGPRPSDKWIPWYFVLFFAVFIILDSIFVYIAITTQTGVVTDKAYEKGLAYDSLLEESRLQKELGVQHEVSYDAPLLKLSLKDRDGHPIEAAKVTAKMIRPVQAGYDFELILTPIDSGVYAAELHAPLSGVWTAKMEAQWDGQSYRTTYRFVTK
- the ccoG gene encoding cytochrome c oxidase accessory protein CcoG; its protein translation is MTENNEQPITFFAKQERIYPKRVWGRYRKLKWVAMVGTLGLYYLAPFLRWDRGPNAPDQAILIDLSHGRAYWFFIEIWPQEVYFLTGILILAAIALFFVTSLFGRVWCGYFCPQTVWTDLFVWVERIVQGDRNKRKKLQEGPWNWEKVWKLAVTHFCWLAIAWCTAGSFVLYFNDAPTLVWSFFEFNVSPTVLAFIGGLTFSTYLMAGFAREQVCIYMCPYARFQSAMFDDNTLIIGYDEARGEKRGKHKQGDPWDGRGHCVDCTACVQVCPMGIDIRDGLQMECIACGLCVDACNNIMDKVGLPRGLVRYDTERHIKLRAQGIEEKFRIIRPRTIYYSIILAVVGGIMLYGLIMRAPLELHVLHDRNPLFVQLSDGTIRNGYTLKILNKTHDDKNFKVSVSGLEQTQIEVKGAGELSAVSLPVQADSVGDYHLFVSAPVKPGEARPVVFTLTDIETGVQDAYESVFISERP
- the ccoP gene encoding cytochrome-c oxidase, cbb3-type subunit III, whose amino-acid sequence is MSDAKKGHTPPKKEIDSVSGVETTGHDWDGIKELNNPAPRWWLWVFYICVIWSIWYWVVYPAWPTLSGATEGTYGWTQYKKLAAEQQEIVDRQKAYLEKFEKASFDEIFEDEQLYAFAMAGGSAFFKDNCATCHGTGGMGGKGYPNLNDDDWLWGGDIESIYQTIQFGVRSKHDDTRVSQMPAFGVEDLLNKEEIEKVVDYVLSLSDPQNAAGKDFTEAQGIFEQNCASCHGEDAKGLREFGAPNLVDSIWLYGGDRESVFNTVFYARAGMMPNWVGRLDENTIRQLAVYVHELGGGETGKTVQAAPVEVPEAVPQEEPVVSGPEKQGQNELVPPTVPVETEVAPSEGAEVNPVKAMETLPAVDNTETSGHDGE
- a CDS encoding cbb3-type cytochrome c oxidase subunit 3, with the translated sequence MMDWFAQNAGLIGLLFFFSFFVLMALWVFRPGSKKTYQDYAGIPLKESDYE
- the ccoO gene encoding cytochrome-c oxidase, cbb3-type subunit II; amino-acid sequence: MSFLKKHEKLEKNSILLLVCVVVVVLIGGLVEIIPLFRMETVIEPVKGVRPYTPLELAGYNIYIREGCYNCHSQQVRPLRDEVARYGHYSLAAESMYDHPFQWGSKRTGPDLSRVGGKYSDDWHTAHLKRPRDVVPESIMPSYSFLLRTGAKIDDLDQHLKTLRIVGVPYTDEMIENAEKDAVAQATGEAKMDTSGLTARYGESVNARDFDGQPNLISEMDALVAYLQVLGTMVDFNATEEIEEAAP
- the ccoN gene encoding cytochrome-c oxidase, cbb3-type subunit I: MSAQAVTEHQEYNYHVVRLFTLATVFWGIVGFLVGLLIALQLAFPDLNFEPYLTFGRLRPVHTSGVIFAFGGNALFATSYFVVQRTCRTRLWNDGLAMFTFWGYQLVIVMAALGYVLGATQGKEYAEPEWFVDLWLTIVWVAYLLVYLGTIMKRKEPHLYVANWFYLSFIITVAVLHLGNGLSIPVSWTGAKSYTVFSGVQSAMIQWWYGHNAVGFFLTAGFLGMMYYFVPKRAERPVYSYRLSILHFWSLIFIYIWAGPHHLHYTALPDWAQTLGMTFSVMLWMPSWGGMINGVMTLSGAWHKLREDPVLRFMIISLAFYGMSTFEGPLMSIKSVNSLSHYTDWTIGHVHSGALGWVGFISFGALYYMVPILWGREKLYSMKLVNLHLWVATIGIVLYIAAMWVSGIMQGLMWRDYNDMGFLEYSFVESVMAMHPFYLIRALGGALYLIGALIMAYNFYRTIKGDVCEKEYKNDGVLKGAVA